A genomic region of Atribacterota bacterium contains the following coding sequences:
- a CDS encoding D-2-hydroxyacid dehydrogenase: TPHISWAPKESRKRLMDIAVNNLAKFVEGTPVNVVNK, from the coding sequence ACTCCGCACATATCCTGGGCTCCAAAGGAAAGCAGAAAAAGGTTAATGGATATTGCTGTCAACAATTTAGCTAAATTTGTCGAAGGAACACCTGTTAATGTAGTGAACAAATA